A window of Malania oleifera isolate guangnan ecotype guangnan chromosome 5, ASM2987363v1, whole genome shotgun sequence contains these coding sequences:
- the LOC131155305 gene encoding monothiol glutaredoxin-S9-like, with amino-acid sequence MDKVKALASQKEVVMFSKSSCCLSYAVKILLQELSVQPLIYEMDEDPDGREMEKALTCLGCSAPVPILFIGGQLIGSTNEVMSLHLRGSLVQLLKPYQNLS; translated from the coding sequence ATGGATAAGGTGAAGGCATTGGCCTCGCAGAAGGAAGTAGTGATGTTCAGCAAGAGCTCTTGTTGCTTGTCCTACGCTGTCAAAATTCTACTGCAGGAGCTATCTGTGCAGCCCCTGATTTATGAGATGGATGAGGACCCAGATGGCAGGGAAATGGAGAAGGCACTCACCTGCCTGGGCTGCAGCGCTCCTGTGCCCATCTTGTTCATTGGTGGACAGCTGATTGGGTCCACCAATGAGGTGATGTCCCTTCACCTAAGGGGTTCTCTCGTCCAACTGCTGAAGCCATACCAGAATTTATCTTAA